One segment of Trichlorobacter ammonificans DNA contains the following:
- the fliR gene encoding flagellar biosynthetic protein FliR gives MFPFASPLPTPSDIFLFALVLCRIGGLFAAMPLIGGRRVPTRIKVAVVFGITIVCMPILRLTPPAVPADVFTMGLLVLQEVLIGLTLGFITQIIFGAVEFCGQIVGMQMGFSIAQVIDPAQGAQTQIMSVMQLLLASLLFLSLNIHHLFIGAIVDSFRVIPLGGWQMSEALIRFLVKASSELLMLGIRLAAPVMVTLLLTSVVLGVMARSFPQMNVFMVSFPLNIGLGFMVLGATLLLFFHVLEVSFGQLKEQIDTVFRLMAKGG, from the coding sequence ATGTTTCCCTTCGCTTCCCCCCTGCCGACCCCGTCGGATATATTTCTGTTCGCTCTCGTTCTGTGCCGTATCGGCGGCTTGTTTGCCGCCATGCCGCTCATTGGCGGCCGCCGGGTTCCCACCCGGATCAAGGTGGCGGTGGTTTTCGGCATCACCATTGTCTGTATGCCGATCCTGCGGCTTACACCGCCGGCGGTACCCGCCGATGTTTTCACCATGGGGCTGCTGGTGCTGCAGGAGGTGCTGATCGGACTCACCCTTGGTTTCATTACCCAGATCATCTTTGGCGCCGTTGAGTTCTGCGGTCAGATCGTCGGCATGCAGATGGGTTTCAGCATTGCCCAGGTCATTGACCCCGCCCAGGGGGCACAGACCCAGATCATGTCAGTCATGCAGCTGCTGCTGGCCTCTCTGTTGTTCCTGTCATTGAACATTCATCACCTGTTCATCGGTGCCATCGTCGACAGCTTCCGGGTGATTCCGCTGGGGGGATGGCAGATGAGCGAGGCCCTGATCCGCTTCCTGGTCAAGGCGTCGTCAGAGCTGCTGATGCTGGGCATCCGGCTGGCGGCGCCGGTGATGGTGACCTTGCTGTTGACCAGTGTCGTGCTGGGAGTCATGGCGCGGTCCTTTCCCCAGATGAACGTCTTCATGGTCAGCTTTCCCCTGAATATCGGTCTTGGATTCATGGTGCTGGGAGCGACGCTTCTGCTGTTTTTTCACGTGCTGGAGGTGTCCTTCGGCCAGTTGAAGGAGCAGATCGACACCGTCTTCCGGTTGATGGCAAAGGGGGGATGA
- the flhB gene encoding flagellar biosynthesis protein FlhB yields the protein MADEDKHSKTEQPTSHKLEEARKKGAPPTSQMMTQGFTLLAGMTALYLFGGYLLSGLKTTVVSVYGQIGSFELTPENVHTLFIKTAGTIVLLLLPIIAIVMLTGVVSHVVQDNGRFDLQWSRLSFNPNKLNPLSGFKKLFNKDALVEIFKSLLKIFIIGWIAYRVMQDELQNLMHLAESDIPGILAYAGHVAFRIVTHTCGIMLLIALLDMAYVKWRYIENLKMTKQEVKDEHKNQEGDPKIKGKIRNLQYQAARRRLTAIIPTADVIITNPTHYAVALKYDRATMMAPVVIAKGADEMAQAIKALGREHKITLVENRFLARELFDQVAENHEIPESLYAAVAEVLAYVYRLKGTL from the coding sequence CTGGCTGACGAGGATAAACATTCCAAGACAGAACAGCCGACCAGTCACAAGTTGGAGGAGGCGAGAAAGAAGGGGGCTCCCCCCACCTCGCAGATGATGACGCAGGGGTTTACCCTGCTTGCCGGCATGACCGCTCTCTACCTCTTTGGCGGCTACCTGCTGTCCGGCCTGAAAACCACGGTTGTGTCGGTGTACGGCCAGATCGGCAGTTTTGAACTGACCCCGGAGAATGTCCACACGCTGTTCATCAAAACAGCGGGTACGATTGTCCTGCTGTTGCTGCCCATCATTGCCATCGTCATGCTCACCGGCGTGGTATCACACGTGGTGCAGGACAATGGCCGCTTCGACCTGCAATGGAGCCGGCTGTCCTTCAATCCCAACAAGCTGAATCCGCTCAGCGGCTTCAAAAAATTGTTCAACAAGGATGCGCTGGTCGAAATCTTCAAGTCGCTGCTCAAGATTTTCATCATCGGCTGGATCGCCTACCGGGTCATGCAGGATGAGCTGCAGAATCTGATGCATCTGGCGGAGTCGGATATCCCCGGCATTCTGGCCTACGCCGGACATGTCGCCTTCAGAATCGTCACCCATACCTGCGGCATCATGCTGTTGATTGCTTTGCTGGATATGGCGTATGTCAAGTGGCGTTACATCGAAAACCTGAAGATGACCAAGCAGGAGGTGAAGGATGAGCACAAAAACCAGGAAGGGGACCCCAAGATCAAGGGAAAGATCAGGAACCTGCAGTACCAGGCCGCCCGCCGTCGCCTGACCGCCATCATTCCCACCGCCGATGTCATCATCACCAACCCGACCCACTATGCCGTCGCTCTCAAGTACGACCGCGCCACCATGATGGCTCCCGTGGTCATCGCCAAGGGAGCTGACGAAATGGCGCAGGCCATCAAGGCGCTGGGCCGTGAGCATAAGATCACGCTGGTGGAAAACCGTTTCCTGGCGCGCGAGCTGTTCGATCAGGTGGCGGAGAACCACGAAATACCGGAGTCGCTCTACGCGGCAGTTGCCGAAGTGCTTGCCTATGTCTACCGCCTGAAGGGAACGCTCTGA
- the fliO gene encoding flagellar biosynthetic protein FliO, with protein MKQCTVSGAVTVLLPAVAWGMGTSPPTDSFSLLSSLFQMGAALVLVLGLILLVYYGATRLMHRVPALRPGSRYIRVIEVRPLEPRKSLILVEVGGEYLLLASSDGNLSLVKQVAMLEEGDIIEDSNVKLPFATVFKRFKSGSGAPEPPPRTV; from the coding sequence GTGAAGCAGTGTACCGTCTCCGGAGCGGTGACGGTTTTGCTGCCTGCTGTGGCGTGGGGAATGGGCACGAGCCCGCCAACCGATAGTTTCAGCCTGCTTTCCAGCCTGTTCCAGATGGGAGCGGCACTGGTGCTGGTCCTCGGTTTGATTCTGCTGGTCTACTACGGAGCGACACGGCTCATGCACCGGGTGCCGGCCCTTCGTCCCGGCAGCCGGTACATCAGAGTCATCGAGGTACGGCCGCTGGAGCCCCGCAAATCTCTGATCCTGGTGGAGGTCGGCGGTGAGTACCTGTTGCTGGCCAGTAGCGATGGCAACCTGTCGCTGGTCAAGCAGGTCGCCATGCTCGAAGAAGGTGACATCATCGAGGATTCAAACGTAAAACTCCCCTTTGCAACGGTTTTCAAGCGATTCAAATCCGGTTCCGGCGCTCCGGAGCCCCCCCCACGGACTGTCTGA
- a CDS encoding flagellar hook-basal body protein yields MSITSAMFTGVSGLLANAEGINVIGNNLSNVNTVGFKYGRMLFSDMLSADIGNNSQIGRGTMIQKVDNIFGQGSFESTEVTSDLAIQGNSFFALGKPGETAAVNTEDAFLTRAGAFRANSDYNLVNPDGYVLLEANGGEPIKFLYTDGATAGDFVKVTAIDSQGVITYVDVNGAAYYYNGNGGAALAATSANYATALANGAIAVVNPPNPGGLTKVGGTLFQVTSEAGVPTGAFTAADNTANGTSEKLFSNSLEQSNVDMAAQFVKMILTQRAYSANSKTITTADEMTQEVLNLKR; encoded by the coding sequence ATGAGTATCACCTCAGCAATGTTCACCGGCGTATCCGGTCTGCTGGCCAACGCCGAAGGTATCAACGTTATCGGTAATAACCTTTCCAACGTCAACACCGTTGGCTTCAAGTACGGTCGCATGCTGTTTTCCGACATGCTTTCGGCGGATATCGGCAATAACTCGCAGATCGGCCGCGGCACCATGATTCAGAAAGTGGATAACATTTTCGGACAGGGGTCCTTCGAGTCGACGGAAGTGACCTCCGATCTTGCAATCCAGGGAAACAGTTTCTTTGCTCTCGGTAAACCGGGCGAAACAGCGGCCGTCAATACGGAAGATGCCTTTCTGACTCGTGCCGGCGCCTTCCGGGCGAACAGCGACTACAACCTGGTGAACCCGGACGGATATGTTCTGCTCGAAGCCAACGGCGGTGAACCGATCAAGTTTCTCTACACCGATGGTGCCACGGCGGGCGACTTCGTCAAGGTCACCGCGATTGACAGCCAAGGCGTCATTACCTACGTTGACGTCAATGGCGCCGCCTACTACTACAATGGAAACGGCGGTGCCGCCCTGGCGGCAACATCGGCCAACTACGCAACCGCGCTTGCCAACGGCGCCATCGCGGTGGTCAATCCGCCCAACCCGGGGGGGCTGACCAAGGTTGGAGGTACCCTGTTCCAGGTGACGTCGGAGGCCGGGGTGCCCACCGGTGCCTTCACCGCTGCGGATAACACCGCTAACGGCACGTCGGAGAAACTGTTCTCCAACTCCCTCGAGCAAAGTAACGTGGACATGGCTGCCCAGTTCGTGAAGATGATTCTGACCCAGCGGGCCTATTCGGCCAACTCCAAAACCATTACCACGGCAGATGAAATGACTCAGGAAGTGCTGAACCTGAAGCGGTAG
- the fliM gene encoding flagellar motor switch protein FliM — MEKILTKAEIEALLNAVFEGRIEPEKELAKAEGSAVNYDLFNTEAYRGFVPNLDIVYDGYIRYSRITLSNRLRKSVEIKKVGAKSYKFDDFIQTLPTPVCMAIFKLEPLKGAALLAMDSSMAFAIIDSVLGGTSRTALNPNRLFTNLELKLVEKVVIDILADLEKAWLPLYPAKVNLLRMEMNPRLVTIVPPEYQVVTMMVKVQIEETPGTMIFTVPIMTIEPIRDKLKEGMQFDLMAIDPQWSFRLSSEILDAPLEMSVELGNANISLRELLDLAVGDTIMLDKPSTSELVVKVEGVPKFQGVPGIRHGNKAFQISSILADKGTIK, encoded by the coding sequence ATGGAGAAAATCCTCACCAAAGCCGAAATTGAAGCGCTGCTGAATGCGGTCTTCGAAGGCAGGATCGAGCCGGAGAAGGAGCTTGCCAAGGCAGAGGGCAGCGCCGTCAACTATGACCTCTTCAATACCGAGGCATACCGGGGGTTCGTGCCGAACCTCGATATCGTGTACGATGGCTATATCCGTTACAGCCGGATCACACTGTCGAACCGCCTGCGTAAATCGGTTGAAATCAAGAAGGTCGGGGCTAAATCCTACAAGTTCGACGACTTCATCCAGACCCTGCCGACACCGGTCTGCATGGCCATCTTCAAGCTGGAGCCGCTCAAGGGGGCGGCGCTTTTGGCCATGGACAGTTCGATGGCCTTTGCCATCATCGACAGCGTACTTGGCGGCACCAGCCGTACCGCCCTGAATCCGAACCGCCTGTTTACCAACCTGGAACTGAAGCTGGTCGAGAAGGTCGTCATCGATATTCTGGCCGACCTTGAAAAGGCCTGGCTGCCGCTCTATCCCGCCAAGGTGAACCTGCTGCGCATGGAGATGAACCCCCGCCTGGTGACGATCGTGCCGCCGGAGTACCAGGTCGTGACCATGATGGTCAAGGTCCAGATCGAAGAGACACCGGGTACCATGATTTTCACGGTCCCGATCATGACCATCGAGCCGATCAGGGACAAGCTGAAGGAGGGGATGCAGTTTGACCTGATGGCCATTGATCCGCAATGGTCCTTCAGGCTTTCATCCGAGATTCTGGACGCACCGCTGGAGATGTCGGTGGAACTGGGTAATGCGAATATTTCGTTGCGTGAGCTGCTCGACCTGGCGGTGGGTGACACCATCATGCTCGACAAGCCCAGCACCAGCGAGCTGGTCGTCAAGGTGGAGGGGGTGCCCAAGTTTCAGGGAGTCCCGGGTATCCGTCACGGAAACAAGGCATTTCAGATAAGCAGCATTTTGGCCGACAAGGGGACAATAAAGTGA
- the fliQ gene encoding flagellar biosynthesis protein FliQ, whose protein sequence is MTPELVVQIARRTFETTLLLASPLLLFSLVVGLAISVFQAVTSINEATLSFAPKIIAVMVAVIIFFPWMMSYMTDFTREIYGLIALMRR, encoded by the coding sequence ATGACTCCCGAACTCGTTGTCCAGATCGCCCGGCGCACCTTTGAAACCACCCTGCTGCTCGCCTCACCCCTGCTGTTGTTCAGCCTCGTCGTGGGACTTGCCATCAGCGTCTTTCAGGCCGTCACGTCCATCAACGAAGCGACGCTCTCCTTTGCTCCCAAGATCATCGCGGTCATGGTGGCGGTTATCATCTTCTTTCCCTGGATGATGAGCTACATGACTGACTTTACCCGGGAGATCTACGGACTGATCGCGCTGATGCGGCGTTAG
- a CDS encoding flagellar basal body-associated FliL family protein, with protein sequence MAKEDQTGAEAPADGDGKKKLFIIIGAVALVLIIGGVAAFMMMGSGDKKKEGDKAAVDANGAPAAAAPASGGGHGGAPAAGVSTVFSLEPFIVNIYDGQELRYLKVKIEMEMANPAVKAELEGRLAAIRDAILVLLTTKTLQDVQDVQGKNQLREEILAAISKIVAQGKVTKVYFTDFVVQ encoded by the coding sequence ATGGCAAAGGAAGATCAGACGGGCGCCGAAGCACCGGCAGACGGTGATGGCAAGAAGAAGTTGTTCATTATTATCGGCGCAGTCGCGCTGGTGCTGATCATCGGCGGTGTTGCAGCTTTCATGATGATGGGCTCGGGAGACAAGAAGAAGGAAGGCGACAAGGCCGCGGTCGACGCCAATGGCGCACCAGCCGCCGCGGCACCGGCAAGCGGTGGCGGGCATGGCGGCGCCCCTGCTGCTGGTGTCTCGACGGTCTTTTCTCTGGAGCCGTTCATTGTTAACATCTACGATGGTCAGGAACTGCGCTACCTGAAAGTCAAAATCGAAATGGAAATGGCGAATCCGGCGGTTAAGGCCGAGCTGGAAGGGCGTCTTGCCGCCATCCGCGATGCCATACTGGTGCTGTTGACCACCAAGACGCTGCAGGATGTGCAGGACGTGCAGGGTAAAAATCAGTTGCGCGAAGAGATCCTGGCTGCGATCAGCAAGATCGTGGCCCAGGGTAAGGTCACCAAGGTGTATTTTACCGATTTTGTCGTGCAGTAA
- a CDS encoding flagellar hook assembly protein FlgD — MEASATNTASTTTTTAAAEQMKKKLGMDKDDFLKLFVTQLQHQDPLAPQDASAMLQQLSQLTQVEQAYNTTATLEKLLTSQNSSLAMGAVSLIGKQVTADSDQIGFNGSESTTASYQTATTLTGAKLAITNSSGQVVRTIDLGTVNPGTSTYQWDGKDDQGNLQPAGTYTFAVNGTNPLGKQQQAATATTGKADGVSFLNGVAYVSMGPVVIPFSTVVSVKES; from the coding sequence ATGGAAGCTTCCGCTACGAACACAGCATCAACAACAACGACGACAGCCGCTGCTGAGCAGATGAAGAAAAAGCTAGGGATGGACAAGGACGACTTTCTCAAGCTCTTCGTTACCCAATTGCAGCACCAGGACCCGCTGGCACCGCAGGATGCCTCTGCCATGCTGCAACAGTTGAGCCAGTTGACCCAGGTTGAGCAGGCCTACAACACCACCGCAACCCTGGAAAAATTACTGACATCACAGAACAGCAGCCTGGCCATGGGCGCGGTTTCACTGATCGGCAAGCAGGTGACTGCCGATAGCGACCAAATCGGCTTTAACGGCTCGGAAAGCACAACAGCAAGCTATCAGACCGCTACGACGTTGACCGGAGCCAAGCTGGCCATTACCAACAGCTCCGGGCAGGTGGTGCGAACCATCGATCTCGGCACCGTAAATCCGGGTACCTCGACCTACCAGTGGGATGGCAAGGACGACCAGGGCAATCTGCAGCCCGCCGGTACCTATACGTTTGCGGTCAACGGCACCAACCCGCTGGGGAAGCAGCAGCAGGCCGCCACCGCGACGACCGGTAAGGCTGACGGCGTATCGTTCCTGAACGGTGTCGCCTACGTGTCCATGGGACCGGTCGTGATCCCCTTCAGCACTGTCGTATCCGTCAAGGAATCATGA
- the fliP gene encoding flagellar type III secretion system pore protein FliP (The bacterial flagellar biogenesis protein FliP forms a type III secretion system (T3SS)-type pore required for flagellar assembly.) — MASKLFPYRLTGILLPALLLVAWAGQALAEPVPLPSLNIGVGTASTPGQVSTTIQIFLLLTVLSLAPSLLIMTTSFTRIVVVLSFLRTAMGTQQAPSNQIILALAMFLTFFIMTPVWQQINKDAYQPYRAGTISQDQAFERAVKPLRTFMLSQTREKDLALFVSLSKQARPKNADDIPTLTIIPAFMISELRTAFQIGFLIYIPFIVVDMVVASVLMSMGMMMLPPVMISLPFKILLFVLVDGWGLVIGSLVKSFG; from the coding sequence ATGGCTTCAAAGCTTTTCCCATATCGACTGACGGGCATTCTGCTGCCGGCGCTCCTGCTGGTGGCCTGGGCTGGGCAGGCCCTTGCCGAGCCGGTTCCCCTGCCATCGCTTAATATCGGCGTCGGTACGGCAAGCACGCCCGGACAGGTGTCAACCACCATCCAGATTTTCCTGCTGCTGACGGTTCTGTCCCTGGCTCCCAGTTTGTTGATCATGACCACCTCCTTCACCCGCATCGTGGTCGTGCTTTCCTTTCTGCGTACCGCCATGGGGACCCAGCAGGCACCCTCCAACCAGATCATTCTGGCCTTGGCCATGTTCCTGACCTTCTTTATCATGACGCCGGTCTGGCAGCAGATCAACAAGGATGCCTACCAGCCCTACCGGGCCGGAACCATTTCCCAAGACCAGGCCTTTGAGCGCGCGGTGAAGCCGCTCCGCACCTTCATGCTCTCCCAGACACGTGAGAAGGATCTGGCGTTGTTCGTCAGTCTTTCCAAGCAGGCACGACCGAAAAATGCCGACGACATTCCGACGTTGACCATTATTCCGGCCTTCATGATATCGGAACTGCGTACCGCTTTTCAGATCGGCTTCCTGATCTATATCCCCTTTATCGTGGTGGATATGGTGGTTGCCTCCGTGCTGATGTCCATGGGTATGATGATGTTGCCGCCGGTCATGATTTCTCTGCCGTTCAAGATCCTGCTGTTCGTACTGGTTGACGGCTGGGGACTGGTGATCGGCTCGCTGGTAAAGAGCTTCGGCTAA
- a CDS encoding flagellar hook-length control protein FliK: protein MNAAQIFMMPLAGAAPADTSTNAASAANAAPLAGDPFSQVLSDLLDGNGVLSDPASESSTEASEHGTASWAELPATPSPDPALQQIVAATAGAVAVAAPQQTVQQTVVETAVGELQQQQAVPVQSTVPVMVSVNETAEHVETFASPKIEVSEATMSNRAVVGADATVRREAAVVAAQAAPVATAVQPQAAVVHDATVRTDGPVVAAQAAPVATAVQPQAAVAHDATVRAEVPVVAAQAAPAVSAVQPQAAAAHDVTVRAEVPVVAAQAAPAVSAVQPQAAAAHDATVRAEVPVVSAQAAPAVSAVQPQAAVAHEVTVRPEAPAVAPQDAAPLNRPHANASAEWWSYERLGKPVASPVEGGAQNRPAIAEEPVGNLLAVAGVKSPSEQPEPATATVTELTVEAPLQGRTPADGTGMQHPALSSTTATRSETVAHAERTAESNRPALSEQVTRQVAERLGSHDFKQGKERISLTLNPENLGKIQMNFQMDQQNLRIEIVAENRTVRDALVQQADLVKESLARQNITVEKFDIATSGERAFQQQYQQSPQQRGLYGSLYERQGGGRGVTAGASGGTDDYQVPDGLQYFEQQYESTFAYRA, encoded by the coding sequence ATGAATGCAGCGCAAATTTTCATGATGCCGCTTGCAGGCGCAGCTCCGGCAGATACTTCAACCAATGCTGCATCTGCTGCAAACGCGGCTCCTCTGGCCGGGGACCCGTTCAGTCAGGTACTCAGCGACCTGCTGGATGGTAACGGCGTTCTCTCCGATCCCGCTTCAGAATCATCCACCGAAGCATCTGAGCATGGTACAGCATCCTGGGCCGAACTTCCGGCCACTCCTTCCCCTGATCCGGCGCTACAGCAGATTGTGGCAGCAACAGCAGGTGCGGTTGCCGTTGCGGCTCCGCAGCAGACTGTTCAGCAGACTGTGGTGGAAACAGCGGTGGGGGAGTTACAGCAGCAGCAAGCCGTACCGGTGCAATCAACAGTGCCGGTTATGGTATCGGTCAACGAAACTGCTGAACATGTCGAGACATTCGCCTCACCGAAGATCGAGGTTTCGGAAGCAACCATGAGCAACAGGGCCGTTGTCGGTGCTGACGCTACCGTCAGGAGGGAAGCAGCGGTGGTTGCGGCCCAGGCTGCACCGGTGGCTACGGCTGTTCAGCCGCAGGCTGCTGTCGTACATGACGCTACCGTCAGGACAGATGGACCGGTGGTTGCGGCCCAGGCTGCACCGGTGGCTACGGCTGTTCAGCCGCAGGCTGCTGTCGCACATGACGCTACCGTCAGGGCAGAGGTCCCGGTGGTTGCGGCCCAGGCTGCACCGGCGGTTAGTGCCGTTCAGCCGCAGGCTGCTGCCGCACATGACGTTACTGTCAGGGCAGAGGTCCCGGTGGTTGCGGCCCAGGCTGCACCGGCGGTTAGTGCTGTTCAGCCGCAGGCTGCTGCCGCACATGACGCTACCGTCAGGGCAGAGGTCCCGGTGGTTTCGGCCCAGGCTGCACCGGCGGTTAGTGCCGTTCAGCCGCAGGCTGCTGTTGCACACGAGGTTACCGTCAGGCCAGAGGCACCAGCGGTTGCGCCTCAGGATGCAGCGCCGCTCAACCGGCCGCACGCAAACGCTTCAGCAGAATGGTGGAGTTATGAACGGTTGGGTAAGCCGGTCGCCTCTCCGGTGGAAGGAGGCGCCCAGAATCGTCCAGCCATAGCGGAAGAACCGGTTGGCAACCTTCTGGCAGTTGCCGGCGTGAAGTCGCCATCTGAACAGCCGGAGCCCGCTACGGCAACCGTAACGGAGCTTACGGTGGAAGCTCCACTTCAGGGAAGAACCCCGGCTGACGGCACCGGCATGCAACATCCGGCACTCTCTTCGACAACGGCGACACGCAGTGAAACCGTGGCTCATGCCGAACGGACCGCCGAGTCGAACCGTCCTGCACTGTCGGAACAGGTAACCCGGCAGGTGGCTGAGCGGCTGGGCAGCCACGACTTCAAGCAGGGGAAAGAGCGGATTTCACTTACCCTGAATCCTGAAAACCTGGGCAAGATTCAAATGAATTTCCAGATGGACCAGCAGAACCTGCGCATCGAGATCGTGGCCGAGAACCGGACGGTCCGCGATGCGCTGGTGCAACAGGCCGACCTTGTCAAGGAAAGCTTGGCCCGCCAGAACATCACGGTCGAAAAGTTTGACATTGCCACATCCGGCGAACGGGCGTTCCAGCAGCAGTACCAGCAGTCCCCGCAGCAGCGCGGGCTCTATGGCTCCCTGTATGAACGACAGGGTGGCGGCCGGGGCGTAACGGCCGGCGCTTCCGGTGGCACAGATGACTATCAGGTACCGGACGGGCTTCAGTATTTCGAGCAGCAGTACGAATCAACCTTTGCCTACAGAGCGTGA
- the fliJ gene encoding flagellar export protein FliJ — MSSHKRFGLHQVLSYRKELERLRKLEFAAAKRNLDDACDLLEQEQRNAARLADEFAANQEKLTSVVDLQLYANFFARKRQELKVQQARIEELDQMLEVQRQQLQAATTEKKVMEQLKVKQDAAFRKEQAHKEALLLDEIAVQKKGQE; from the coding sequence ATGAGCTCTCACAAGCGCTTTGGACTGCATCAGGTGCTGAGCTACCGGAAAGAACTGGAGCGGCTGCGTAAGCTTGAGTTCGCGGCGGCAAAACGCAACCTGGATGATGCCTGCGATCTGCTGGAGCAGGAGCAGCGCAACGCTGCACGGCTTGCCGACGAATTTGCCGCAAACCAGGAAAAACTGACTTCAGTGGTGGACCTGCAGCTCTACGCCAATTTTTTTGCCCGTAAGCGGCAGGAGCTGAAGGTGCAGCAGGCCAGGATCGAGGAGCTTGATCAGATGCTGGAGGTACAACGTCAACAGTTGCAGGCTGCCACCACGGAAAAAAAGGTGATGGAGCAGCTGAAGGTGAAACAGGATGCCGCGTTCCGTAAGGAGCAGGCCCACAAGGAGGCGCTGCTTCTGGACGAGATCGCAGTGCAGAAAAAGGGACAGGAGTGA
- a CDS encoding TIGR02530 family flagellar biosynthesis protein: protein MSGVDQIFLPNPLQPATAANQPARQQPAKAAGESPFARMLEQTQGVRFSQHAQDRLRARNITFSQDQLQQLAGAVNSVAQKGGRESLVMMGDAALVVSISNRTVVTAMDRAQMKGNVFTNIDSAVVI, encoded by the coding sequence ATGAGCGGCGTTGATCAGATATTTCTGCCCAACCCGCTGCAGCCGGCAACCGCAGCGAATCAGCCGGCCCGGCAGCAGCCGGCGAAAGCGGCCGGCGAAAGTCCCTTTGCCCGGATGCTGGAGCAGACCCAGGGGGTCAGATTTTCACAGCATGCCCAGGATCGCCTGAGGGCTCGCAACATCACCTTCAGCCAAGACCAGCTGCAGCAGTTGGCCGGTGCCGTGAACAGCGTGGCACAGAAAGGCGGCCGGGAATCGCTGGTGATGATGGGCGATGCGGCGCTGGTGGTCAGTATCAGCAACCGCACGGTCGTCACTGCCATGGACCGTGCGCAGATGAAAGGCAACGTATTTACCAACATTGATTCGGCAGTAGTTATCTAA
- the fliN gene encoding flagellar motor switch protein FliN produces MNEKPETAAVETDQERKNLEFILDIPLQVTVELGRTKLLVKDVLQLNQGAVIELTKLAGEPLDIFVNSKLVARGEAVVVNEKFGVRLVDIVSPNERVEKIL; encoded by the coding sequence GTGAATGAAAAACCGGAAACAGCAGCGGTAGAGACTGATCAGGAGCGGAAAAATCTTGAATTTATTCTCGATATCCCCCTCCAGGTTACCGTGGAACTGGGACGCACCAAGCTGCTGGTGAAGGATGTTCTGCAACTGAACCAGGGGGCCGTGATCGAACTGACCAAGCTCGCCGGGGAGCCGCTCGATATTTTTGTCAACTCCAAGTTGGTTGCCAGGGGTGAGGCAGTCGTGGTCAACGAAAAGTTCGGCGTGCGCCTGGTGGATATTGTCAGTCCCAATGAACGGGTGGAGAAAATTTTGTGA